A window from Rhizobium sp. BG4 encodes these proteins:
- the scpA gene encoding methylmalonyl-CoA mutase gives MTKKTVGDWQALAEKELKASPETLVWKTPEGIDVKPLYAAGDLASADHLDSMPGLAPFIRGPRATMYAGRPWTIRQYAGFSTAEASNAFYRKALAAGQQGVSVAFDLATHRGYDSDHPRVEGDVGKAGVAIDSVEDMKILFDGIPLEKISVSMTMNGAVIPILASFIVAGEEQGVSRSELSGTIQNDILKEFMVRNTYIYPPEPSMRIVADIIEYTAREMPKFNSISISGYHMQEAGATLVQELAFTLADGREYVRAAIAKGLNVDDFAGRLSFFFAIGMNFFMEAAKLRAARLLWTKIMEEFEPKKASSLMLRTHCQTSGVSLQEQDPYNNIVRTAFEAMSAVLGGTQSLHTNSFDEAIALPTEFSARIARNTQLILQHETGVTKVVDPLAGSYYVESLTKELADKAWALIEEVEALGGMTKAVNEGLPKRLIEEAATRRQAAVDKGDEVIVGVNKYRLETEEELEILAIDNAAVRAAQVKRIEDTRRRRDSGKVRETLETLSEVARNEEGNLLAAAVEAARARATVGEISDAMRQIFGDHGAVPEVIKDVYGEAYRDQPELETLKARMADISVSLGRKPKIMVAKLGQDGHDRGAKVIASAFGDVGFDVLAGPLFQTPDEAAGMALSEKVNVIGVSSLAAGHKTLLPQLVDALKAKGGGDVIVVCGGVIPRQDYQFLTDHGVAAVFGPGTNVLDAANSVLDLLQGIRRNT, from the coding sequence ATGACGAAGAAGACGGTTGGCGATTGGCAGGCTTTGGCCGAGAAGGAACTGAAAGCCTCGCCGGAGACGCTCGTCTGGAAGACGCCTGAGGGCATCGACGTCAAGCCGCTCTATGCCGCAGGCGATCTTGCCTCCGCCGATCATCTGGACAGCATGCCGGGCCTCGCGCCCTTCATCCGCGGACCGCGTGCCACAATGTATGCCGGACGTCCCTGGACAATCCGCCAGTATGCCGGGTTCTCGACCGCCGAAGCCTCCAACGCCTTCTACCGCAAGGCGCTCGCCGCCGGTCAGCAGGGCGTGTCGGTCGCCTTCGATCTCGCCACCCATCGCGGCTATGACAGCGACCATCCGCGGGTCGAGGGCGATGTCGGCAAGGCCGGCGTGGCGATCGACAGCGTCGAGGACATGAAGATCCTGTTCGACGGCATTCCGCTCGAAAAGATCTCGGTGTCGATGACGATGAACGGCGCCGTCATCCCGATCCTCGCCTCCTTCATCGTTGCCGGCGAAGAGCAGGGCGTGTCGCGTTCCGAGCTCTCGGGGACCATCCAGAACGATATCCTCAAGGAGTTCATGGTCCGCAACACCTATATCTATCCGCCCGAACCCTCGATGCGGATCGTGGCGGATATCATCGAGTATACGGCCAGGGAGATGCCGAAGTTCAACTCGATCTCGATCTCCGGCTATCACATGCAGGAAGCCGGCGCGACGCTGGTGCAAGAACTCGCCTTCACGCTGGCCGATGGGCGCGAATATGTCCGCGCCGCGATCGCCAAGGGCCTGAACGTCGACGACTTCGCCGGCCGCCTCTCCTTCTTCTTCGCGATCGGCATGAATTTCTTCATGGAGGCCGCCAAGCTGCGTGCCGCCCGTCTGCTCTGGACGAAGATCATGGAGGAATTCGAGCCGAAGAAGGCGTCGTCGCTGATGCTGCGCACGCACTGCCAGACGTCGGGCGTCTCGCTGCAGGAGCAGGATCCCTACAACAATATCGTCAGAACCGCCTTCGAGGCGATGTCGGCAGTGCTCGGCGGCACGCAGTCGCTGCACACCAATTCCTTCGACGAGGCGATCGCGCTGCCGACGGAATTCTCCGCCCGCATTGCCCGCAACACGCAGCTGATCCTGCAGCACGAGACCGGCGTCACCAAGGTCGTCGACCCCCTCGCAGGCTCCTATTATGTCGAGAGCCTGACCAAGGAACTCGCCGACAAGGCCTGGGCGCTGATCGAGGAGGTCGAGGCGCTCGGCGGCATGACGAAGGCCGTCAACGAGGGCCTGCCGAAGCGGCTGATCGAGGAGGCCGCGACGCGCCGCCAGGCGGCGGTCGACAAGGGCGACGAGGTGATCGTCGGCGTCAATAAATACCGGCTGGAAACTGAGGAAGAGCTGGAAATCCTGGCGATCGACAATGCCGCGGTGCGCGCCGCGCAGGTCAAGCGCATCGAGGACACCCGCCGCCGCCGCGACAGCGGCAAGGTGCGTGAGACGCTGGAAACGCTCTCCGAAGTTGCCCGCAACGAAGAGGGCAACCTGCTTGCCGCTGCCGTCGAGGCGGCGCGGGCACGCGCCACCGTCGGCGAGATATCGGATGCGATGCGACAGATCTTCGGCGACCATGGAGCGGTGCCTGAGGTGATCAAGGATGTCTATGGCGAAGCCTATCGCGACCAGCCGGAACTCGAAACTCTGAAGGCCCGCATGGCGGATATCAGCGTCAGCCTTGGCCGCAAGCCGAAGATCATGGTCGCCAAGCTCGGCCAGGATGGACACGACCGCGGCGCCAAGGTGATCGCCTCGGCCTTCGGCGATGTCGGTTTCGATGTGTTGGCCGGGCCGCTGTTCCAGACGCCGGATGAGGCGGCCGGCATGGCGCTGAGCGAGAAGGTCAATGTCATCGGCGTCTCGTCGCTGGCCGCCGGCCACAAGACGCTGTTGCCGCAGCTGGTCGATGCGCTGAAGGCCAAGGGCGGCGGCGATGTCATCGTCGTCTGCGGCGGCGTCATTCCGCGGCAGGACTATCAGTTCTTGACCGACCACGGCGTCGCCGCGGTCTTCGGCCCCGGCACCAATGTGCTCGACGCCGCAAATTCGGTGCTCGACCTCCTGCAGGGGATCAGGCGCAATACCTGA
- a CDS encoding LysR family transcriptional regulator translates to MALAEEQNFERAAARLGIAQPGLSQQIIKLEALLGVSLLDRSRRSLRLTRPGLELAEQGRRVLGLAESAVEAVHRAAKGDLERVAVGYVASAAYSGVLGDALSKFKASRPGVEFQLIEIEMRQQLEKIADKTLDLGFIRPPIALPAGLAAEIAMREEFVVALPANHAHAASPSVALKSLAGEVFITPRQPPDVGFHRNTIAACREAGFEPDINSSGRDFITIASMVVLGTGVALVPRSFQCVQLPGIAYTRLKGCSVTSDLAIAYRKVEPSPIIKSFIAHFKKSLSRDEDSF, encoded by the coding sequence GTGGCTCTCGCCGAGGAGCAGAATTTCGAGCGCGCCGCGGCGCGGCTCGGGATTGCGCAGCCGGGTCTCAGCCAGCAGATCATCAAGCTCGAGGCGCTGTTAGGCGTATCGCTTCTGGATCGCAGCCGCCGCTCGCTGCGCCTGACCCGGCCGGGACTGGAGCTCGCAGAGCAGGGCCGGCGTGTTCTCGGACTTGCGGAAAGCGCCGTCGAGGCTGTCCACCGGGCGGCGAAAGGCGATCTCGAGCGCGTCGCCGTCGGCTATGTCGCTTCGGCGGCCTATTCCGGCGTGCTCGGCGATGCGTTGTCGAAGTTCAAGGCGTCGCGGCCCGGAGTCGAGTTTCAGCTGATCGAGATCGAAATGCGCCAGCAGCTGGAAAAGATCGCCGACAAGACGCTCGATCTCGGCTTCATCCGCCCACCGATTGCGCTGCCAGCGGGGCTGGCGGCCGAGATCGCCATGCGCGAGGAATTCGTCGTGGCGCTGCCGGCGAACCACGCTCACGCGGCATCGCCGTCCGTCGCGCTGAAATCCCTGGCCGGCGAAGTCTTCATCACGCCGCGCCAGCCGCCCGATGTCGGCTTTCACCGCAATACGATCGCCGCCTGCCGGGAAGCGGGTTTCGAGCCGGATATCAACAGCTCCGGCCGCGACTTCATCACCATCGCCAGCATGGTCGTGCTCGGCACCGGCGTGGCGCTGGTGCCACGCTCGTTCCAATGCGTGCAGCTGCCGGGAATTGCCTATACCAGGCTGAAGGGCTGCTCGGTCACCTCGGACCTGGCGATCGCCTACCGGAAAGTCGAGCCCTCGCCGATCATCAAGAGCTTCATCGCCCATTTCAAGAAGAGCCTGTCGCGCGACGAGGACAGCTTCTGA
- a CDS encoding TonB-dependent siderophore receptor, translated as MRLKNVSLVLLSTVCAAALLPAAAFAQEATELAPITVQGQTKEDPKAPVKGFVAKASSTATKTGTPILETQQSISVITADQLKAQNAQTVGQALDYTPGVVSQPGGSDPRFDAPRIRGFDGRQSQYLNGLRLMRTAGAPAIDPYQLERIEVLRGPASVMFGQGNPGGIINLISKRPTFDSFGEVGLQFGSYDTYGTYFDVGGPVTDGSDFAYRVTGLARTASAQVDELDNDRYFIAPAFTWQPDEDTKLTILTSVQHDNPSTPSGVPALFADTLGRDFYVGDKSFDHSNRTLTNLGYEFEHRLNDTWTFRQNLRYSNFDWNYQALGMSSINGGVGADGHSIRRNATFQDELLNTFNVDNNLLGEFETGDVEHKLLVGLDYRYFSNNVHTRFFQATPLDILNPVYGGPISLISPTTNTLVNSDLSQIGIYIQDELAYNNWRATFGLRQDWASTDGTSFNGLPGVVPTPTSPNPRSLDQDDHKLTGRVGLGYVFDNGIAPYISYSTSFEPVAPSTSLANPVPTEGKQVEIGVKYQPEGWDGFFSAAVYDLRQKNVSTTVLTPAGSRTQQIGEVHVQGLELEGVASLMDGLNLRAAYSYTDSEIVGGSTAGNRLDNVPLNAASLWLDYSFKEGSALEGFGVGGGVRYVGQRYGDAANVYNLDAVTLFDAALTYRKEGVTASLNFRNLADKDYIASCSSFGCTYGDGRTVMGKLTFNW; from the coding sequence GTGCGCCTGAAGAATGTTTCGCTCGTCCTGCTGTCCACCGTTTGCGCAGCAGCGCTTCTTCCGGCCGCGGCCTTTGCACAGGAGGCCACCGAGCTTGCGCCGATCACCGTGCAGGGTCAGACCAAAGAAGATCCGAAGGCGCCTGTAAAGGGCTTCGTCGCCAAGGCTAGCTCGACGGCGACGAAGACGGGAACCCCGATCCTTGAAACGCAGCAGTCGATCTCGGTGATCACGGCCGATCAGCTGAAGGCACAGAACGCCCAGACCGTCGGCCAGGCGCTCGACTATACGCCCGGCGTCGTCAGTCAGCCGGGGGGCTCGGATCCGCGCTTCGACGCGCCGCGCATTCGCGGCTTCGATGGCCGCCAGTCGCAATATTTGAATGGTCTGAGACTGATGCGCACGGCCGGCGCGCCGGCGATCGATCCCTACCAGCTGGAGCGCATCGAAGTGCTGCGCGGCCCGGCCTCCGTGATGTTCGGCCAGGGTAATCCGGGCGGCATAATCAACCTGATCAGCAAGCGCCCGACCTTCGACAGCTTCGGCGAGGTCGGCTTGCAGTTCGGCAGCTACGATACCTATGGCACCTATTTCGACGTCGGTGGCCCGGTCACCGACGGCTCGGACTTCGCCTATCGCGTCACGGGTCTGGCCCGCACCGCAAGCGCGCAGGTCGATGAGCTCGACAACGACCGCTATTTCATCGCCCCCGCTTTCACCTGGCAGCCCGACGAAGACACCAAGCTGACGATCCTGACGAGCGTGCAGCACGACAATCCAAGCACGCCGTCCGGCGTCCCGGCGCTCTTCGCCGATACGCTCGGCCGCGACTTCTATGTCGGCGACAAGAGTTTCGATCATTCCAACCGGACGCTGACCAATCTCGGTTATGAATTCGAGCACCGCCTCAACGACACCTGGACCTTCCGCCAGAACCTTCGCTACTCGAATTTCGACTGGAACTATCAGGCGCTGGGGATGTCTTCGATAAATGGAGGCGTCGGCGCGGACGGACATTCCATCCGGCGCAACGCGACATTCCAGGATGAGTTGCTGAACACGTTCAACGTCGACAACAACCTGCTCGGCGAGTTCGAGACGGGCGATGTCGAGCACAAGCTGCTTGTCGGTCTCGACTACCGCTATTTCAGCAACAATGTGCATACCCGGTTCTTCCAGGCAACGCCGCTCGATATCCTAAATCCCGTCTATGGCGGGCCGATCAGCCTGATCTCTCCGACCACCAACACGCTAGTCAACAGCGACCTGTCCCAGATCGGCATCTACATTCAGGACGAACTTGCCTACAACAACTGGCGGGCAACCTTCGGGCTGCGTCAGGATTGGGCGAGCACCGATGGAACGTCCTTCAATGGCCTGCCGGGCGTGGTTCCCACGCCAACATCGCCGAACCCTCGATCGCTTGATCAGGACGATCATAAGCTAACCGGCCGGGTCGGTTTGGGATATGTGTTCGACAACGGCATTGCGCCTTACATCAGCTACAGCACGTCGTTCGAACCGGTCGCGCCGTCCACCAGCTTGGCGAACCCGGTTCCGACTGAAGGCAAGCAGGTGGAGATCGGCGTCAAGTATCAGCCGGAAGGCTGGGACGGCTTCTTCTCTGCGGCAGTCTACGATCTCCGCCAAAAGAACGTCTCGACGACGGTCTTAACGCCGGCGGGAAGCAGGACGCAGCAGATTGGCGAAGTTCATGTCCAGGGTCTCGAACTCGAGGGTGTTGCGAGCTTGATGGACGGGCTGAACCTGCGGGCGGCATATAGTTATACGGACAGCGAAATCGTTGGCGGTTCGACGGCTGGCAACCGTCTTGATAACGTGCCGCTGAACGCTGCGAGCCTGTGGCTGGATTACAGCTTCAAAGAGGGCAGCGCCCTGGAAGGCTTCGGTGTTGGCGGCGGCGTTCGCTATGTCGGTCAGCGCTATGGCGACGCCGCGAACGTCTACAACCTCGACGCCGTCACCCTCTTCGATGCGGCGCTGACCTACAGGAAGGAAGGCGTCACCGCCTCGCTCAATTTCCGCAACCTTGCCGACAAGGACTATATCGCCAGCTGCAGCTCGTTCGGCTGCACCTATGGCGACGGGCGCACGGTGATGGGCAAGCTGACGTTCAATTGGTAA
- a CDS encoding TetR/AcrR family transcriptional regulator: MSGKPQFDEAAVIDAALIVFWRQGYAAASISDLTEATGLSRSSIYQRFGDKGGLFREALAAYTRRVLARMNSAEAPSARGAVEAILRGFVPEQPMGRPAGCLIARSCVEKGELSAEGQAAALQAAADQRQIFAALLRQAIAAGELSRDADVEALAWYYLGVLQAVLNFPNAGADSSALHHMIDVAMMAWPRP, from the coding sequence ATGAGCGGAAAACCGCAATTCGACGAGGCTGCCGTTATCGATGCCGCCCTGATCGTCTTCTGGCGCCAGGGCTATGCGGCGGCCTCGATCAGCGACCTGACGGAGGCGACCGGCCTTTCGCGCTCAAGCATCTATCAACGCTTCGGCGACAAGGGCGGACTGTTTCGCGAGGCGCTGGCGGCCTATACGCGGCGCGTGCTCGCGCGCATGAACAGCGCTGAGGCGCCCTCCGCACGCGGCGCCGTCGAGGCGATCCTGCGCGGCTTCGTGCCGGAACAGCCGATGGGCCGTCCGGCCGGCTGCCTGATTGCCCGAAGCTGCGTGGAAAAGGGTGAGTTGAGCGCAGAAGGGCAGGCGGCGGCCCTGCAGGCGGCAGCCGATCAGCGGCAGATCTTCGCTGCGCTACTGCGCCAGGCAATTGCCGCGGGCGAGCTCAGCCGGGATGCGGATGTGGAGGCGCTCGCCTGGTACTATCTCGGCGTGCTGCAGGCAGTGCTGAATTTCCCGAATGCCGGCGCAGACAGCAGCGCGCTCCATCATATGATCGATGTCGCGATGATGGCCTGGCCGCGCCCGTGA
- a CDS encoding fumarylacetoacetate hydrolase family protein, which translates to MSQLLDAAASAGLFVGRVWNPKVSGPSIVTIRDGQLIDITSRDAPTLSALLERDDPAAFVRAAKGEAIGTLEDVSKNSSGKPDASKPYLLAPADLQAIKACGVTFAQSMIERVIEEKAAGNPDRAASIRDRVGALIGGSLANIKAGSPEAAKVKQALIEEGMWSQYLEVGIGPDAEVFTKSPVLSSVGWGADVGLHPISTWNNPEPEIVLAVNSRGEIKGATLGNDVNLRDVEGRSALLLGKAKDNNASCSIGPFIRLFDQSFTLDDVRKAELDLKVTGEDGFVLHGKSSMSKISRDPADLVKQTCGAHHQYPDGFMLFLGTLFAPTQDRDAKNQGFTHKVGDIVEISSAGLGTLANTVRLSTECPPWTFGISALMGNLAKRGLL; encoded by the coding sequence ATGTCTCAGCTTCTCGACGCCGCCGCCTCGGCCGGTCTCTTCGTCGGCCGCGTCTGGAACCCCAAGGTTTCAGGCCCGTCGATCGTCACCATCCGCGACGGACAGCTGATCGACATCACCTCCAGGGATGCACCGACGCTGAGCGCGCTTCTCGAGCGGGACGATCCGGCCGCCTTCGTACGCGCCGCGAAGGGTGAAGCGATCGGCACGCTCGAAGATGTTTCCAAGAACAGCAGCGGCAAGCCCGATGCATCGAAGCCCTATCTCCTGGCGCCCGCAGACCTGCAGGCGATCAAAGCCTGCGGCGTCACCTTCGCGCAGTCGATGATCGAGCGCGTCATCGAGGAAAAGGCGGCCGGCAATCCCGACCGCGCCGCCTCGATCCGCGACCGCGTCGGCGCGCTGATCGGCGGCAGCCTTGCCAATATCAAGGCCGGCTCGCCGGAAGCCGCCAAGGTCAAGCAGGCGCTGATCGAAGAAGGCATGTGGTCGCAATATCTGGAAGTCGGCATCGGCCCGGATGCCGAGGTCTTCACCAAGTCGCCGGTACTGTCCTCGGTCGGCTGGGGTGCGGATGTCGGCCTGCACCCGATCTCCACCTGGAACAATCCGGAGCCGGAAATCGTGCTCGCGGTAAACAGCCGCGGCGAGATCAAGGGCGCGACGCTCGGCAACGACGTCAATCTGCGCGATGTCGAGGGCCGCTCGGCGCTGCTGCTCGGCAAGGCGAAGGACAACAACGCCTCCTGCTCGATCGGCCCGTTCATCCGCCTGTTCGACCAGAGCTTCACGCTGGATGACGTGCGCAAGGCCGAGCTCGACCTCAAGGTAACCGGCGAGGACGGCTTCGTGCTGCATGGCAAGAGCTCGATGTCGAAGATCAGCCGCGACCCGGCCGATCTCGTCAAGCAGACCTGCGGCGCCCATCACCAGTATCCTGACGGCTTCATGCTGTTCCTCGGCACGCTGTTTGCGCCAACGCAGGATCGCGATGCCAAGAACCAGGGCTTTACCCACAAGGTCGGTGATATCGTCGAGATTTCCTCGGCGGGGCTTGGGACGCTGGCCAATACCGTGCGCCTCTCCACCGAATGCCCGCCCTGGACCTTCGGCATCTCGGCGCTGATGGGCAATCTCGCAAAGCGCGGTCTCCTCTGA
- a CDS encoding VOC family protein, which translates to MLKSFEHVGMTVSNMDQAVAFYCDLLGLTLHLRKKTDDGSDLAFLDAGGGMLEIIAPVNGAKRAVDVPDDTAGLRHLTFLYASVDETFAKLEAAGVDLKERPRFTYNPEVLHKVAFVRDPDGIIIELAERKN; encoded by the coding sequence ATGCTGAAATCCTTCGAACATGTCGGCATGACCGTCAGCAATATGGACCAGGCCGTTGCATTTTATTGCGATCTTCTCGGCCTGACGCTGCATCTCAGGAAGAAGACCGATGACGGCTCGGATCTCGCCTTTCTCGATGCCGGCGGCGGCATGCTGGAGATCATCGCGCCGGTGAATGGCGCCAAGCGGGCGGTCGATGTGCCCGACGACACCGCCGGGCTCCGGCATCTGACTTTCCTTTACGCAAGCGTCGATGAAACCTTTGCCAAACTCGAGGCGGCCGGCGTCGATCTCAAGGAGCGGCCGCGTTTCACCTACAATCCCGAAGTGCTGCACAAGGTGGCCTTCGTGCGCGATCCCGACGGCATCATCATCGAGCTTGCCGAGCGTAAAAACTAA
- a CDS encoding DUF2934 domain-containing protein, translating to MSRSKDDWINQRAYSIWEEEGRPHDRGGAHWQQAAAEYEQLERTRASADGNELIEMLRRTGRLMRAAENDALRVVRPEQKPARKAIRRA from the coding sequence ATGAGCCGTAGCAAAGACGATTGGATCAATCAGCGCGCCTATTCCATCTGGGAAGAAGAGGGCCGCCCGCATGATCGCGGCGGCGCTCACTGGCAGCAGGCCGCCGCCGAATACGAGCAGTTGGAAAGAACACGCGCCTCGGCGGATGGGAATGAGCTGATCGAGATGCTGCGCCGTACCGGCCGGCTGATGCGCGCTGCCGAAAACGATGCTCTGCGCGTAGTCCGGCCGGAACAGAAGCCGGCGCGCAAGGCCATCAGGCGCGCATAA
- a CDS encoding cytochrome c — translation MRAIRVLSTIITLFIILGLAFFFLAWNSEIAPQKVADRQPFDPALVAHGASLAAVGNCIACHTVPGKEAFSGGLKLPTPFGTIYSTNITPDEETGIGLWSEAAFQRAMRHGVDRQGEHLYPAFPYDHFTRVTDDDNKALYAYLMTRTPVKATAPKNELPFPLDVRPILAGWKLLFFDDGAFTPDPQQSDEWNRGAYLAEGLGHCGACHTPRNSLGAEDKAKHFAGGEAEGWQAYAINADSRAPIPWDKDAIAFYLRHGYHELHGVSRGPMAEVTGNLAALPDADVEAIATYVASGMGEPSADRAAKGEELKKQFGSEADGIVTAAVDAKPSGDLASHPGAQIYTAACASCHEAGKKPPFGGMNFHLSTAVNAPNPQNIINVTLFGLPPADGQASAVMPAFGGALNNQQVADLLGYLRQRFADGKPAWADLPQQVSRTRSGDYFVAVRPSEGIERAPSNVGAKAAQ, via the coding sequence ATGCGAGCCATTCGCGTTCTCTCTACGATCATCACGCTTTTCATCATTCTCGGCCTCGCCTTCTTCTTCCTCGCCTGGAATTCGGAGATCGCGCCGCAGAAAGTCGCCGACCGGCAGCCGTTCGATCCCGCCTTGGTCGCCCACGGCGCCAGCCTCGCGGCGGTGGGAAACTGTATCGCCTGTCATACGGTTCCCGGGAAGGAGGCGTTTTCCGGGGGCCTGAAGCTGCCGACGCCTTTCGGGACGATCTATTCGACGAATATCACCCCGGATGAAGAGACCGGCATCGGTCTCTGGAGCGAGGCGGCCTTCCAGCGCGCCATGCGTCATGGTGTCGACCGGCAGGGGGAACACCTCTATCCGGCTTTCCCCTATGATCATTTCACCCGAGTCACCGACGATGACAACAAGGCGCTCTATGCCTATCTGATGACGCGCACGCCGGTGAAGGCGACGGCGCCGAAGAACGAACTGCCTTTCCCGCTCGATGTCCGCCCGATACTTGCAGGGTGGAAGCTGCTGTTCTTCGATGACGGCGCCTTCACCCCCGATCCGCAACAGAGCGATGAGTGGAACCGCGGCGCCTATCTCGCCGAAGGTCTCGGCCATTGCGGCGCCTGCCACACTCCGCGCAATTCGCTCGGCGCTGAAGACAAGGCGAAGCATTTCGCCGGCGGCGAGGCCGAGGGTTGGCAGGCCTATGCGATCAATGCCGATAGCCGCGCGCCGATCCCCTGGGACAAGGATGCGATCGCCTTCTATCTGCGCCACGGCTATCACGAATTGCACGGCGTTTCGCGCGGCCCGATGGCGGAGGTCACCGGCAATCTCGCAGCGCTTCCGGATGCCGATGTCGAGGCGATCGCCACTTATGTTGCGTCCGGCATGGGCGAGCCGTCCGCCGATCGCGCCGCCAAGGGCGAGGAGCTGAAGAAGCAGTTCGGCTCGGAGGCCGATGGCATCGTCACGGCGGCCGTCGACGCCAAACCATCCGGCGATCTCGCTTCACATCCCGGCGCGCAGATCTACACGGCTGCCTGCGCCAGCTGTCACGAGGCGGGCAAGAAGCCGCCCTTTGGCGGCATGAATTTCCACCTGAGCACAGCGGTCAACGCGCCGAACCCGCAGAACATCATCAACGTCACCCTGTTCGGCCTGCCGCCGGCCGATGGTCAGGCAAGCGCGGTCATGCCCGCCTTCGGCGGCGCATTGAACAACCAGCAGGTTGCCGATCTGCTCGGCTATCTCCGCCAGCGCTTCGCCGATGGCAAACCGGCCTGGGCCGATCTGCCGCAACAGGTGAGCCGTACCCGATCCGGCGATTATTTCGTCGCCGTCCGTCCTTCCGAAGGCATTGAAAGGGCGCCGTCCAATGTCGGCGCAAAGGCAGCGCAATGA
- a CDS encoding (2Fe-2S)-binding protein: MTTLNVNGQSHQIDSEPDTPLLYVLRNDLELNAAKFGCGLGQCGACTVMVDGQAVLSCVTPLIAVKGKEIVTVEGLGTIDKPGPLQAAFIEKQSAQCGYCIAGMMMSAAALLKQNAKPSDDEIRNALRTNLCRCGTHMRILAAIRRASELMEAAELPAANRSAG; the protein is encoded by the coding sequence ATGACGACACTCAATGTGAATGGACAGAGCCATCAGATCGACAGCGAGCCGGATACGCCGCTGCTCTATGTTCTCAGAAACGATCTCGAGCTCAATGCCGCCAAGTTCGGCTGCGGTCTCGGCCAGTGCGGCGCCTGCACCGTCATGGTCGACGGACAGGCGGTGCTTTCCTGCGTCACGCCGTTGATCGCGGTCAAGGGCAAGGAGATCGTCACCGTCGAGGGGCTTGGGACGATCGACAAGCCCGGACCGCTGCAGGCCGCCTTCATCGAAAAGCAGTCGGCGCAATGCGGCTACTGTATCGCCGGGATGATGATGAGCGCTGCGGCACTCCTGAAGCAGAACGCCAAGCCGAGCGACGACGAGATCCGCAACGCGCTGCGCACCAATCTCTGTCGATGCGGCACACATATGCGCATTCTCGCGGCCATAAGGCGTGCGAGCGAGCTCATGGAGGCCGCCGAATTGCCGGCCGCAAACAGGAGTGCCGGCTGA